A stretch of DNA from Anopheles ziemanni chromosome 3, idAnoZiCoDA_A2_x.2, whole genome shotgun sequence:
TTGACGGTCTGCAAGGCAAGAAAAGGATTCCAATTAATGGCACATCTCCGAGTAACACCTTGAGCTTATTACACGCACGTGAAAACTAGTTGCAGTAAGTCTCCAATGACCCCGTTAGTTTCGTTCACCGGCCAGCTGGCCAGCTCGCAGATCATTCtcaggatgcactttttcCCGTCGTATCCGTGCCGGGCCAGGTTGAGTTCGATCGTACGGTATAGCTTTTTTCGCGTGAACCGGGCTACCGGGGGCTGTCCGGACGTCGTTCGGATGGCACGATCTTCCGATCCGCCGGCCTGTGTGTCCTCCTCCTTGTTTATTTGATCGTTGTCGACCTTCTTCAGCACGCCTTGCGTGAAGTCACTGGCATCACCCGGCATGCCGTAGTTGGCCTCGAAGTTGTACGCCAAAAAGATGTTCCTTCCCGTGATCAGCAGCGGCACCGAAAGAGCGATCAGGATCTGCCAAAAGAAGTCACATACGTTGGTGGCAGTCACAGTTTCCATCCGGCCACCGAAATCGTTCCCACACTTACGCCTGTTGCACTATCCTCGGTAAACACTAGCGTGCGCTTGTGGCGTCCCAGCTCACCGTGCAGCAATTCGTTCCCGGCCAACGAATGGACGACGGAAAGCCCCGCCAGAAGAAAGAGATACGGAAGTGCCACGTTCGAAAGCATCGCTTCCTGCTGGTCCCACGGCGCGCTCGCGGGAAGTAGAATACAACTGACTGGCCTGTTACCATTTTCCACCTCGTTAACTGTGCCTCAAACGGTGACGTCGTTTCTGTCAcgtcgttttccttttccccgcTATTTGTTTGCCCGCTAACCGTTGTTTGTAGTGCTCGTGACGGGTCTACTTCGGGAGCTGGCAGAAGAATTTTTGGAAACCCTGATTCGATAAGAACTTAACACCTTGTTAACAGAGGATGGATTCCGCTGCCTCGATAATTGACCACTTTAACGAGGAAACTTGATCCCTTGACAATCGAATCCGAGGAGATCGGCATTTGGGAAATGATTTTACTGAACGAAACGATCTCgtctgaaaaatcaaaattattattgtCAGATTGAAACCAAGCCGTTGTTATTTGTTCAACTGATGTAATTTAGATTAAGTTAAATCagcttaaaaagaaaaatctcatcaCCGCTGTTCTTATAAAGGTTCCAGGTTCTGCCAAAAGTGTCGCTTACTCTCACCGACAATGTTAACTGATCTTTACTCAACCAAACTGCAAAGGTCACTGTGGCCCATCGGAATGGTTCGATTTCATTCCAACTCCTCCACGCCCGAGAGATGCCGAAAGTCGTCATTTACCACCCAGGGAGAACAGGTGTTGTTGAAAAAATCATCCAATGAAATTCCAATGAAGTGTTAATTTTCCCGCGGAACATCtgcacgaaaaaaaattaatctccCGAGCGCGCGTGATCTTTCTGGCTGCATTCGAAATCCCGGGCGCTACAGGCGTTAACAAGCATCCACCTAACGGTAACGAGGCTTGTTTACGACCGGAAATCACGAACGGGGCGTACTGGTACCCAATCTAATTTTACCCCCCTAAATTTATCCttcaattccatacaaaaaaagatcaatattcaaataatttaatattctGCAAATCAATCGTAGATCATACTCTATTAATAATACTATTAACATCCTtaatttaacactagaactaccggatcagtcattttgactggtaaggtgatttttcaatcatatttatttcttaaggtTTAACAATGctac
This window harbors:
- the LOC131284132 gene encoding uncharacterized protein LOC131284132, with protein sequence MLSNVALPYLFLLAGLSVVHSLAGNELLHGELGRHKRTLVFTEDSATGILIALSVPLLITGRNIFLAYNFEANYGMPGDASDFTQGVLKKVDNDQINKEEDTQAGGSEDRAIRTTSGQPPVARFTRKKLYRTIELNLARHGYDGKKCILRMICELASWPVNETNGVIGDLLQLVFTPSNSQCEKLPSEFYLAEELGQQQNCVKYTKHCPHDPLAAISFFI